Proteins encoded together in one Astyanax mexicanus isolate ESR-SI-001 chromosome 10, AstMex3_surface, whole genome shotgun sequence window:
- the sowahd gene encoding ankyrin repeat domain-containing protein SOWAHC, with protein sequence MDSVNSTDNSSMVSSRELSETSRNGPDPHTGGGEAGGVPSGSLYRYSERKISVVSLSDGSMTRSRRTRLQKQAELQGSAEAQDKGSITPSMRKKYLQELFLNNKSHTGLSSILSFRSTSQWPRYGEDAGGYTLEDPSNGAAFWAMDPVEHAWMLSIVDGNYDTMVEFLEEDPSLLTRKDFVSGYTALHWLAKNGKHEILIKLLRRAEKAGTPVNVNLKGSGGQTPLHVAAMHNQYMVVKILVGAFGANIDAMDYSGRRAWQYLRDGAPPEMKELLGAWDDEHRYCQLNVNNNNCSGPAVYTAQDSQKSTDEVDFFSRRANGRWPFGSFRKLFSPFLSRGKK encoded by the coding sequence ATGGACAGCGTAAACAGTACGGACAACAGCAGCATGGTCAGCAGCCGGGAGCTGTCTGAGACCAGCAGGAACGGTCCAGATCCTCATACAGGTGGAGGAGAAGCTGGAGGAGTTCCTTCAGGAAGCCTATATAGATATAGTGAGAGGAAAATCTCTGTAGTTAGTTTAAGTGATGGAAGCATGACCCGCTCACGCAGAACCAGACTGCAGAAGCAGGCCGAGCTTCAAGGATCTGCAGAAGCTCAGGATAAAGGTTCTATCACTCCATCTATGAGGAAGAAGTACCTGCAGGAACTGTTTCTGAACAACAAGTCTCACACCGGACTGTCTAGTATACTGTCCTTCAGGAGCACGAGCCAGTGGCCCAGGTATGGAGAGGATGCAGGAGGATACACCCTGGAGGACCCCAGCAATGGAGCAGCATTCTGGGCTATGGACCCTGTGGAGCATGCATGGATGCTGTCTATAGTAGATGGGAACTACGACACCATGGTGGAATTCCTCGAAGAAGATCCCAGCCTACTCACGAGGAAGGACTTCGTAAGCGGCTACACGGCTCTCCACTGGCTGGCCAAGAACGGCAAACACGAGATTCTGATAAAGCTCCTGAGACGAGCTGAAAAGGCAGGCACCCCAGTGAACGTGAACCTTAAGGGTAGTGGTGGCCAGACGCCCCTACACGTAGCAGCCATGCACAACCAGTACATGGTGGTGAAGATTCTAGTGGGAGCGTTTGGAGCGAACATTGATGCGATGGACTACAGTGGGAGGAGGGCCTGGCAATATCTGAGAGACGGTGCACCTCCCGAGATGAAGGAACTCCTGGGTGCGTGGGATGATGAGCACAGGTACTGTCAGCTCAACGTGAATAATAATAACTGTTCAGGTCCTGCAGTGTATACAGCGCAGGATTCACAGAAGAGCACGGATGAGGTGGACTTTTTCAGCAGGAGAGCTAATGGCAGGTGGCCATTTGGGTCATTTAGGAAGTtattttctccatttctctccagaggcaagaaataa